A section of the Macaca thibetana thibetana isolate TM-01 chromosome 10, ASM2454274v1, whole genome shotgun sequence genome encodes:
- the TCF20 gene encoding transcription factor 20 isoform X3, with product MQSFREQSSYHGNQQSYPQEVHGSSRIEEFSPRQAQMFQNFGGAGGSSGGSGSGSGGGRRGAATAAAAMASETSGHQGYQGFRKEAGDFYYMAGNKDPVTTGTPQPPQRRPSGPVQSYGPPQGSSFGNQYGSESHVGQFQAQHSGLGSVSHYQQDYTGPFSPGSAQYQQQASSQQQQQQVQQLRQQLYQSHQPLPQATGQPASSSSHLQPMQRPSTLPSSAAGYQLRVGQFGQHYQSSASSSSSSSFPSPQRFSQSGQSYDGSYSVNAGSQYEGHSVGSNAQAYGTQSNYSYQPQSMKNFEQAKIPQGTQQGQQQQQQPQQQQHPPQHVMQYTNTATKLPLQSQVGQYNQPEVPVRSPMQFHQNFSPISNPSPAASVVQSPSCSSTPSPLMQTGENLQCGQGSVPMGSRNRILQLMPQLSPTPSMMPSPNSHAAGFKGFGLEGVPEKRLTDPGLSSLSALSTQVANLPNTVQHMLLSDALTPQKKTSKRPSSSKKADSCTNSEGSSQPEEQLKSPMAESLDGGCSSSSEDQGERVRQLSGQSTSSDTTYKGGASEKAGSSPAQGAQNEPARLNASPAAREETTSPGAKDMPLSDGNPKVNEKTVGVIVSREAMTSRVEKPGGQDKGSQEDDPAATQRPPSNGGAKETSHASLPQPEPPGGGGSKGNKNGDNNSNHNGEGNGQSGHSAVGPGFTSRTEPSKSPGSLRYSYKDSFGSAVPRNVSGFPQYPTGQEKGDFTGHGERKGRNEKFPSLLQEVLQGYHHHPDRRYSRSTQEHQGMAGSLEGTTRPNVLVSQTNELASRGLLNKSIGSLLENPHWGPWERKSSSTAPEMKQINLTDYPIPRKFEIEPQSSAHEPGGSLSERRSVICDISPLRQIVRDPGAHSLGHMSADTRIGRNDRLNPTLSQSVILPGGLVSMETKLKSQSGQIKEEDFEQSKSQASFNNKKSGDHCHPSSIKHESYRSNASPGAATHDSLSDYGSQDSRPTPMRRVPGRVGGREGMRGRSPSQYHDFAEKLKMSPGRSRGPGGDPHHMNPHMTFSERANRSSLHAPFSPNSETLASAYHTNTRAHAYGDPNAGLNSQLHYKRQMYQQQPEEYKDWSSSSAQGVIAAAQHRQEGPRKSPRQQQFLDRVRSPLKNDKDGMMYGPPVGTYHDPSAQEAGRCLMSSDGLPNKGMELKHGSQKLQESCWDLSRQTSPAKSSGPPGMASQKRYGPPHETDGHGLAEATQSSKPSNVMLRLPGQEDHSSQNPLIMRRRVRSFISPIPSKRQSQDVKNSSTEDKGRLLHPSKEGADKAFNSYAHLSHSQDIKSIPKRDSSKDLPSPDNRNCPAVTLTSPAKTKILPPRKGRGLKLEAIVQKITSPNIRRSASSNSAEAGGDTVTLDDILSLKSGPSEGGSVAVQDADIEKRKGEVASDLVSPANQELHIEKPLPRSSEEWRGSGDDKVKTETHAETVTAGKEPPGAMTSTTSQKPGSNQGRPDGSLGGTAPLMFPDSKNVPPAGILAPEANPKAEEKENDTVTISPKQEGFPPKGYFPSGKKKGRPIGSVNKQKKQQQPPPPPPQPPQIPEGSADGEPKPKKQRQRRERRKPGAQPRKRKTKQAVPIVEPQEPEIKLKYATQPLDKTDAKNKSFYPYIHVVNKCELGAVCTIINAEEEEQTKLVRGRKGQRSLTPPPSSTESKALPASSFMLQGPVVTESSVMGHLVCCLCGKWASYRNMGDLFGPFYPQDYAATLPKNPPPKRATEMQSKVKVRHKSASNGSKTDTEEEEEQQQQQKEQRSLAAHPRFKRRHRSEDCGGGPRSLSRGLPCKKAATEGSSEKTVLDSKPSVPTTSEGGPELELQIPELPLDSNEFWVHEGCILWANGIYLVCGRLYGLQEALEIAREMKCSHCQEAGATLGCYNKGCSFRYHYPCAVDADCLLHEENFSVRCPKHKVRLWR from the exons ATGCAGTCCTTTCGGGAGCAAAGCAGTTACCACGGAAACCAGCAAAGCTACCCACAGGAGGTACACGGTTCATCCCGGATAGAAGAGTTCAGCCCTCGTCAGGCCCAGATGTTCCAGAATTTTGGAGGTGCAGGTGGCAGtagtggtggcagtggcagtggcagtggtggtggacGACGAGGAGCAGCAACTGCTGCGGCAGCAATGGCTAGCGAGACCTCTGGCCATCAAGGTTACCAGGGTTTCAGGAAAGAGGCTGGAGATTTTTACTACATGGCAGGCAACAAAGACCCTGTGACTACAGGAACCCCACAGCCTCCTCAGCGAAGGCCTTCTGGGCCTGTGCAGAGCTATGGACCCCCCCAGGGGAGCAGCTTTGGCAATCAGTATGGGAGTGAGAGTCATGTGGGCCAGTTTCAAGCACAGCACTCTGGCCTTGGCAGTGTGTCGCATTATCAGCAGGATTACACAGGGCCTTTCTCTCCAGGGAGTGCTCAGTACCAACAGCAGGcttccagccagcagcagcagcagcaagtcCAGCAGTTGAGACAACAGCTTTACCAGTCCCATCAGCCCCTGCCACAGGCCACTGGCCAACCAGCATCCAGCTCATCCCATCTACAGCCAATGCAGCGGCCCTCAACTCTGCCATCCTCTGCTGCTGGTTACCAGTTAAGAGTGGGTCAGTTTGGCCAACACTATCAgtcttctgcttcctcctcctcctcctcctccttcccttcaccACAGCGTTTTAGCCAGTCTGGACAGAGCTATGATGGCAGTTACAGTGTGAATGCTGGATCTCAGTATGAAGGACACAGTGTGGGTTCAAATGCACAGGCTTATGGAACACAATCCAATTACAGCTATCAGCCTCAATCTATGAAGAATTTTGAACAGGCAAAGATTCCACAAGGGACCCAacaggggcagcagcagcagcagcagccgcagcAACAACAACACCCTCCTCAGCATGTGATGCAGTATACCAACACTGCCACCAAGCTGCCCCTGCAAAGCCAGGTGGGGCAGTACAACCAACCTGAGGTTCCTGTGAGGTCCCCCATGCAGTTTCACCAGAACTTCAGCCCCATTTCTAACCCTTCCCCAGCTGCCTCTGTGGTTCAGTCTCCAAGCTGTAGTTCTACCCCATCTCCTCTCATGCAGACTGGGGAGAATCTCCAGTGTGGGCAAGGCAGTGTGCCTATGGGTTCCAGAAACAGAATTTTACAGTTGATGCCTCAACTCAGTCCAACTCCATCAATGATGCCCAGTCCTAATTCTCATGCCGCAGGCTTCAAAGGGTTTGGACTAGAAGGGGTACCAGAAAAGCGACTGACAGATCCTGGGTTGAGTAGTTTGAGTGCTCTGAGTACTCAAGTGGCCAATCTTCCTAACACTGTCCAGCACATGTTACTTTCTGATGCCCTGACTCCTCAGAAGAAGACCTCCAAGAGGCCCTCATCTTCCAAGAAAGCAGATAGCTGCACAAACTCTGAAGGCTCCTCACAACCTGAGGAACAGCTGAAGTCCCCTATGGCAGAGTCTTTAGATGGAGGCTGCTCCAGCAGTTCAGAGGATCAAGGTGAGAGGGTGCGGCAGCTAAGTGGTCAGAGCACCAGCTCTGACACCACCTACAAGGGCGGAGCCTCTGAGAAAGCTGGCTCCTCACCGGCACAAGGTGCTCAGAATGAACCCGCCAGACTCAATGCTAGTCCTGCCGCAAGAGAAGAGACCACCTCACCAGGCGCTAAGGACATGCCATTGTCCGACGGGAACCCAAAGGTTAATGAGAAGACAGTTGGGGTGATTGTCTCCCGGGAAGCCATGACAAGTCGGGTAGAAAAGCCTGGTGGGCAAGATAAAGGCTCCCAAGAGGATGATCCTGCAGCGACTCAAAGGCCACCAAGCAATGGTGGGGCAAAGGAAACGAGTCATGCATCACTTCCCCAGCCAGAGcctccaggaggaggagggagcaaaGGAAACAAGAATGGCGATAACAATTCCAACCATAATGGAGAAGGAAATGGCCAGAGTGGCCACTCTGCAGTGGGCCCTGGTTTTACAAGCAGAACTGAACCTAGCAAATCTCCTGGAAGTCTGCGCTATAGTTACAAAGATAGTTTCGGGTCAGCTGTGCCACGAAATGTCAGTGGCTTTCCTCAGTATCCTACAGGGCAAGAAAAGGGGGATTTCACTGGCCATGGGGAACGAAAGggtagaaatgaaaaattccCAAGCCTCCTGCAGGAAGTGCTTCAGGGTTACCACCACCACCCTGACAGGAGATATTCTAGGAGTACTCAGGAGCACCAGGGGATGGCTGGTAGCCTAGAAGGAACCACAAGGCCCAATGTCTTGGTTAGTCAAACCAATGAATTAGCTAGCAGGGGCCTTCTGAACAAAAGCATTGGGTCTCTATTAGAAAATCCCCACTGGGGCCCCTGGGAAAGGAAATCAAGCAGCACAGCTCCTGAAATGAAACAGATCAATTTGACTGACTATCCAATTCCCAGAAAGTTTGAAATAGAGCCTCAGTCATCAGCCCATGAGCCTGGGGGTTCCCTCTCTGAAAGAAGATCAGTGATCTGTGATATTTCTCCACTAAGACAGATTGTCAGGGACCCCGGGGCTCACTCACTGGGACACATGAGTGCCGACACCAGAATTGGGAGGAATGACCGTCTCAATCCAACTCTAAGTCAGTCGGTCATTCTTCCTGGTGGTTTAGTGTCCATGGAAACCAAGCTGAAATCCCAGAGCGGGCAGATAAAAGAGGAAGACTTTGAACAGTCTAAATCCCAAGCTAGTTTCAATAACAAGAAATCTGGAGACCACTGCCATCCTTCTAGCATCAAGCATGAGTCTTACCGCAGCAATGCCAGCCCTGGAGCAGCAACCCATGATTCCCTTTCAGACTACGGCTCTCAAGACAGCAGACCCACGCCAATGCGGCGGGTCCCTGGCAGAGTTGGTGGTCGGGAGGGCATGAGGGGTCGGTCCCCTTCTCAATATCATGACTTTGCAGAAAAACTGAAGATGTCTCCTGGGCGGAGCAGAGGCCCAGGGGGAGACCCTCATCACATGAATCCACACATGACCTTTTCAGAGAGGGCCAACCGTAGTTCTTTACATGCTCCCTTTTCTCCCAACTCAGAAACCCTGGCCTCTGCTTATCACACAAATACTCGGGCTCATGCTTATGGGGACCCTAATGCAGGTTTGAATTCTCAGCTGCATTATAAGAGACAGATGTACCAACAGCAACCAGAGGAGTATAAAGACTGGAGCAGCAGTTCTGCTCAGGGAGTGATTGCTGCAGCACAGCACAGGCAGGAGGGGCCACGGAAGAGTCCAAGGCAGCAGCAGTTTCTTGACAGAGTACGGAGCCCTttgaaaaatgacaaagatggTATGATGTATGGCCCACCAGTAGGGACTTACCATGACCCAAGCGCTCAGGAGGCTGGGCGCTGCCTAATGTCTAGTGATGGTCTGCCTAACAAGGGCATGGAATTAAAGCATGGCTCTCAGAAGTTACAAGAATCCTGTTGGGATCTTTCTCGGCAAACTTCTCCAGCCAAAAGCAGCGGTCCTCCAGGAATGGCCAGTCAAAAAAGGTATGGACCACCCCATGAGACTGATGGACATGGACTAGCTGAGGCTACACAGTCATCCAAACCTAGTAATGTTATGCTAAGACTTCCAGGCCAGGAGGATCATTCTTCTCAAAACCCCTTAATCATGAGGAGGCGTGTTCGTTCTTTTATCTCTCCCATTCCCAGTAAGAGACAGTCACAAGATGTAAAGAACAGTAGCACTGAAGATAAAGGTCGCCTCCTTCACCCATCAAAAGAAGGCGCTGATAAAGCATTCAATTCCTATGCCCATCTTTCTCACAGTCAGGATATCAAGTCTATCCCTAAGAGAGATTCCTCCAAGGACCTTCCAAGTCCAGATAATAGAAACTGCCCTGCTGTTACCCTCACAAGCCCTGCTAAGACCAAAATACTGCCCCCACGGAAAGGACGGGGGTTGAAATTGGAAGCTATAGTTCAGAAGATTACATCCCCAAATATTAGGAGGAGTGCATCCTCGAACAGTGCGGAGGCTGGGGGAGACACGGTTACGCTTGATGATATACTGTCTTTGAAGAGTGGTCCTTCTGAAGGTGGGAGTGTTGCTGTTCAGGATGCTGacatagagaagagaaaaggtgAGGTGGCTTCTGACCTAGTCAGTCCAGCAAACCAGGAGTTGCACATTGAGAAACCTCTTCCAAGGTCTTCAGAAGAGTGGCGTGGCAGCGGGGATGACAAAGTGAAGACAGAGACACATGCAGAAACAGTTACTGCCGGAAAGGAACCCCCTGGTGCCATGACATCCACAACCTCACAGAAGCCTGGTAGTAACCAAGGGAGACCAGATGGTTCCCTGGGTGGAACAGCACCTTTAATGTTTCCAGACTCAAAGAATGTACCTCCAGCGGGCATATTGGCCCCTGAGGCAAACCCCAAGGCTGAAGAGAAAGAGAACGATACAGTGACGATTTCACCCAAGCAAGAAGGTTTCCCTCCAAAGGGATATTTCCCATCAGGAAAAAAGAAGGGGAGACCCATTGGTAGTGTGAATAAGCAAAAGAAACAGCAGCAGCCACCGCCTCCACCTCCTCAGCCCCCACAGATACCAGAAGGTTCTGCAGATGGAGAGCCAAAGCCAAAAAAACAGaggcaaaggagggagagaaggaagcctGGAGCCCAGCCAAGGAAGCGAAAAACCAAACAAGCAGTTCCCATTGTGGAACCCCAAGAACCTGAGATCAAACTAAAGTATGCCACCCAGCCACTGGATAAAACTGACGCCAAGAACAAGTCTTTTTACCCTTACATCCATGTAGTCAATAAGTGTGAACTTGGAGCCGTTTGTACAATCATCAATGCTGAAGAAGAAGAACAGACCAAATTGGTGAGGGGCAGGAAGGGTCAGAGGTCACTGACCCCTCCACCTAGCAGCACTGAAAGCAAGGCGCTCCCGGCCTCGTCCTTTATGCTTCAGGGACCTGTTGTGACAGAGTCTTCGGTTATGGGGCACCTGGTTTGCTGTCTGTGTGGCAAGTGGGCCAGTTACCGGAACATGGGTGACCTCTTTGGACCTTTTTATCCCCAAGATTATGCAGCCACTCTCCCGAAGAATCCGCCTCCTAAGAGGGCCACAGAAATGCAGAGCAAAGTTAAGGTACGGCACAAAAGTGCTTCTAATGGTTCCAAGACGGacactgaggaggaggaagagcagcagcagcagcagaaggagCAGAGGAGCCTGGCCGCACACCCCAGGTTTAAGCGGCGCCACCGCTCGGAAGACTGTGGTGGAGGTCCTCGGTCCCTGTCCAGGGGGCTCCCTTGTAAAAAAGCAGCCACCGAGGGCAGCAGTGAAAAGACTGTTTTGGACTCGAAGCCTTCCGTGCCCACCACTTCAGAAGGTGGCCCTGAGCTGGAGTTACAAATCCCTGAACTACCTCTTGACAGCAATGAATTTTGGGTCCATGAGGGTTGTATTCTCTGGGCCAATGGAATCTACCTGGTTTGTGGCAGGCTCTATGGCCTGCAGGAAGCGCTGGAAATAGCCAGAGAGATG aaATGTTCCCACTGCCAGGAGGCAGGCGCCACCttgggctgctacaacaaagGCTGCTCCTTCCGATACCATTACCCGTGTGCCGTTGATGCAG